A stretch of the Falsibacillus albus genome encodes the following:
- the spoVK gene encoding stage V sporulation protein K encodes MEQPIRMKNNGQISIVLNSQKAASPKVLEKKQTFHKTLSQEHTALRDIEMELAELVGMEEMKQMIKEVYAWIFINKKREAMGLKAGKQALHMMFKGNPGTGKTTIARLIGKLFLKMNVLSKGHLIEAERADLVGEYIGHTAQKTRDLIKRAIGGILFIDEAYSLGRGGEKDFGKEAIDTLVKHMEDKQHEFILILAGYSREMDYFLSLNPGLHSRFPLVFHFPDYSVDQLMEIGKRMMNEKEYVLSHDAERKFKEHLQEVKNSYSASSFSNGRYVRNIIEKSIRAQAMRLLLQNDFDRHDLITLRSNDLIFPNED; translated from the coding sequence ATGGAACAACCCATTCGTATGAAAAATAATGGACAAATCAGTATTGTACTTAATTCACAAAAAGCAGCATCTCCTAAAGTGTTGGAAAAGAAACAAACCTTTCATAAGACTTTATCTCAAGAACATACAGCACTGCGTGACATAGAAATGGAACTGGCAGAATTGGTCGGAATGGAAGAAATGAAACAAATGATCAAGGAAGTATATGCCTGGATCTTCATTAATAAAAAGAGGGAAGCCATGGGATTGAAAGCAGGTAAACAGGCGCTGCATATGATGTTTAAGGGCAATCCAGGAACCGGGAAAACCACCATTGCCCGTTTGATCGGGAAATTGTTTCTTAAAATGAATGTACTCTCAAAAGGACACTTGATTGAAGCTGAGAGGGCTGACCTTGTCGGTGAATACATTGGCCATACAGCACAAAAAACAAGAGATCTAATCAAACGTGCCATCGGGGGTATATTGTTCATTGATGAGGCGTATTCGTTGGGGCGTGGCGGCGAGAAGGATTTTGGCAAAGAGGCAATCGATACCCTTGTGAAGCATATGGAGGATAAACAGCATGAATTTATCCTCATTCTCGCAGGGTATTCACGTGAGATGGATTATTTCCTTAGTCTGAATCCCGGTCTTCACTCAAGGTTTCCACTGGTTTTCCATTTTCCGGATTATTCGGTCGATCAGCTAATGGAAATTGGGAAAAGGATGATGAATGAGAAGGAATATGTCCTTAGCCACGATGCGGAACGAAAATTTAAGGAGCATTTGCAGGAAGTGAAAAATTCATATAGTGCGTCAAGTTTCTCGAATGGAAGGTATGTCAGAAACATCATAGAAAAGTCTATTCGTGCACAAGCAATGAGGCTCTTGTTGCAGAATGACTTCGATCGCCATGATTTGATTACACTGAG
- the hfq gene encoding RNA chaperone Hfq: protein MKQAINIQDQFLNQLRKDGTLVTVFLLNGFQLRGQVKGFDSFTVLFESEGKQQLVYKHAISTFAPQRNVQINFEEQQ, encoded by the coding sequence ATGAAACAAGCAATTAATATTCAAGATCAATTTTTGAATCAATTACGAAAAGACGGGACCCTTGTCACTGTTTTCTTGTTGAATGGATTCCAGCTTCGCGGCCAGGTGAAGGGTTTTGACAGTTTCACAGTGCTATTTGAATCAGAAGGTAAGCAGCAGCTTGTATATAAACATGCGATATCCACTTTTGCGCCGCAGCGAAATGTGCAAATCAATTTTGAAGAACAACAGTAA
- the miaA gene encoding tRNA (adenosine(37)-N6)-dimethylallyltransferase MiaA has translation MKIETKAVKYLEEKKKLIVLIGPTAVGKTNLSIKLAHRFNCEVISGDSMQIYRKMDIGTAKIHIDEMDGIKHHLIDIKDPDESFSAAEFQQLVREKIEEIHFRGRTPMIVGGTGLYIQSVLYDYQFTEAPGDDLFRKQLEHKAEVEGYLVLHNELKGIDPTSADNIHPNNVRRVIRALEIYHTTGKTMSEYQSRQKAELLYDVALIGLTMERDRLYERINQRVELMVSNGLIEEVCSLYESGLRDVQSIQAIGYKELYEYFNGKATLEDAIENLKQNSRRYAKRQLTWFRNKMDVNWFDMTDEESRQKNFHGISDFIAGKLALKSNK, from the coding sequence ATGAAAATAGAAACAAAGGCTGTGAAATATTTGGAAGAAAAGAAAAAGCTGATCGTACTGATAGGGCCAACGGCGGTAGGAAAGACAAACTTAAGCATAAAATTGGCTCACCGGTTCAATTGTGAAGTAATCAGCGGTGATTCAATGCAAATCTACAGAAAAATGGATATTGGAACGGCGAAAATTCATATCGATGAAATGGATGGCATAAAACATCACTTAATTGACATAAAAGATCCAGATGAATCTTTTTCCGCAGCAGAATTTCAGCAATTGGTCAGAGAGAAGATTGAAGAAATCCATTTCCGGGGCCGCACCCCCATGATTGTTGGTGGAACCGGATTGTATATCCAATCCGTTTTATATGATTATCAATTCACGGAAGCCCCTGGTGATGATTTGTTTAGAAAACAGTTGGAACACAAGGCTGAAGTAGAGGGATATCTAGTTTTACATAACGAATTGAAGGGTATTGACCCTACTAGCGCAGACAATATCCATCCGAATAATGTTCGGCGTGTCATTAGGGCATTGGAAATCTACCACACTACCGGGAAAACGATGTCAGAATATCAAAGTCGGCAAAAAGCTGAGCTGCTGTATGATGTAGCATTGATTGGATTGACAATGGAGCGCGACAGACTATATGAGAGAATCAATCAACGCGTGGAACTCATGGTCAGCAATGGACTGATCGAAGAAGTATGCAGCTTATATGAATCCGGTTTACGCGATGTCCAATCGATTCAAGCGATTGGATATAAAGAGCTATATGAATATTTTAATGGAAAGGCTACACTTGAAGATGCAATCGAGAATTTGAAGCAAAATTCACGAAGGTATGCGAAGAGACAGCTAACCTGGTTCAGGAACAAGATGGATGTCAATTGGTTTGATATGACAGATGAAGAATCGAGACAGAAAAATTTTCATGGTATTTCCGATTTTATTGCAGGAAAGCTTGCTTTAAAATCGAATAAATAA
- a CDS encoding methyl-accepting chemotaxis protein has protein sequence MKKKWRNVKIGSKYLIALGSVIILFVLAALFIFQQLKFIKDNVTSLNDIGDRAVTITEMGSLFRSKSLRVYEFDKNHSQEVITQYKSQVEEFDKNKNVIQSKLMTAKEKDLFQTIVSLNEKMDTSFLDGFVQAVADQNENETNQILNQINIIRPQVIAKLDALRDLEDKQRESAIQNTDSGLAGSFFSLLISIVIASILGVVIILLINRPIRLNLKKVVITANEIADGRLAIEDLNYEGKDEIGQLSAAISNMKNQLLGMVKQIQDVSEQVTGQSEELTQSSNEVLTGTEQIAATMEQLSAGSEQQARTAGELMDRMKGYSQSISDTNEIGKNVAGISHEVLEKTNHGSELMKDSITVMNQIYQTVEDASAKVAGLESQSREISTLVEVIQGIADQTNLLALNAAIEAARAGEHGRGFAVVADEVRKLAEEVTDSLSGIVKNVEGIQTQSKLISSSLGESFEQVQKGTRSVQITGDTFETLKKSIAEMVNSLELTGQNLAKITNESNEMNSWIENIAAVTEESAAGIEQTSATVQQSTSTMEQVSISSNELAQLADRLNTLVRQFKI, from the coding sequence ATGAAAAAGAAGTGGAGAAATGTAAAGATTGGTTCCAAATACTTAATTGCACTCGGTTCGGTCATCATTTTGTTTGTACTTGCTGCACTATTCATTTTTCAGCAGTTGAAATTCATCAAAGATAATGTGACAAGCTTGAATGACATCGGTGACAGAGCGGTTACGATAACCGAAATGGGTTCATTATTCCGTTCAAAATCGCTGAGGGTCTATGAATTTGATAAAAATCATAGCCAGGAAGTTATTACGCAGTACAAATCACAAGTGGAAGAGTTTGATAAAAATAAAAATGTAATACAGTCAAAGTTAATGACGGCAAAAGAAAAAGACCTTTTTCAAACAATAGTAAGTTTGAATGAAAAAATGGATACTTCCTTTTTAGATGGATTTGTTCAAGCTGTGGCTGACCAAAATGAAAACGAAACGAATCAAATCCTTAATCAAATCAATATTATTCGGCCACAGGTAATTGCAAAGCTTGATGCGCTAAGGGACCTTGAGGATAAGCAGCGTGAATCAGCCATTCAGAATACGGATTCAGGATTGGCCGGAAGCTTTTTCTCATTATTGATATCGATCGTCATCGCATCCATTCTTGGAGTGGTGATCATTCTCTTGATTAATCGTCCAATACGTTTAAATTTGAAAAAAGTTGTAATCACGGCCAATGAAATTGCGGATGGCCGCCTTGCCATTGAAGACTTGAATTATGAGGGCAAGGACGAAATCGGCCAGCTAAGCGCAGCAATCTCCAATATGAAAAACCAGCTGCTTGGAATGGTAAAACAAATTCAAGATGTTTCAGAACAAGTTACAGGTCAAAGCGAAGAGCTGACACAATCTTCAAATGAAGTCTTGACTGGTACTGAACAGATTGCAGCAACGATGGAGCAGCTATCCGCAGGTTCAGAACAACAGGCGAGGACTGCTGGTGAATTGATGGACAGGATGAAAGGATACAGCCAGTCGATCAGTGATACCAATGAAATCGGGAAGAATGTAGCGGGAATTTCCCATGAAGTCCTCGAAAAAACGAATCATGGCAGTGAATTGATGAAAGATTCTATAACGGTGATGAACCAAATTTATCAGACTGTCGAAGATGCATCTGCAAAAGTGGCAGGGTTGGAATCACAGTCTCGTGAAATATCAACTCTCGTTGAAGTCATCCAAGGGATTGCCGATCAAACGAACCTTCTTGCCTTGAACGCAGCCATTGAGGCTGCAAGGGCAGGCGAACATGGAAGGGGCTTTGCTGTTGTTGCGGATGAAGTCCGCAAGCTTGCTGAGGAAGTGACAGATTCATTATCAGGGATCGTTAAAAATGTTGAAGGGATCCAGACACAGTCCAAGCTGATTTCCTCCTCGTTGGGTGAGAGTTTTGAACAAGTTCAAAAAGGAACAAGAAGTGTACAGATCACCGGTGATACTTTTGAAACTTTGAAAAAATCCATTGCTGAAATGGTCAACAGCTTGGAATTGACTGGTCAGAATTTAGCTAAAATTACAAACGAGTCCAATGAGATGAATAGCTGGATTGAAAATATCGCAGCTGTAACAGAGGAATCAGCGGCGGGGATTGAACAAACAAGCGCAACGGTGCAGCAATCAACGAGTACGATGGAGCAGGTATCAATCAGCTCAAATGAACTCGCTCAATTGGCAGATCGATTGAACACACTTGTAAGGCAATTTAAGATATAA
- a CDS encoding penicillin acylase family protein yields MEVVLQPKRRKRWVKILIWSAAILVLLVIAAAIFANVFTERLLPKTAGELSVAGLSKKVEVIRDNEGVPHIQAENEHDLYFAQGYVQAQDRLFQMDLSRRQASGRLSEVIGASTIDRDKFFRTLGLRRAAEASYNNYSEKAKEVLQAFADGVNAYIKDAEKEKKLPIEFTLLDYKPDSWTPTDSLTIGKYMAFDLGGHWQGQAFRYWAEKNLSSEKAKELFPSYPEDAPAIIADLGDMNIDVEKTLSSSIIPPEFNGSNNWVVSGEKSESGKPMLADDPHLSLATPSIWYQMALKTNGMDVSGVIFAGIPGIILGHNEHIAWGVTNTGPDVQDLYIEKRNPDNKDEFLYKDKWEKATIIQEPIKVKGEKTIPYEVTITRHGPVISDFAYKQKGDSVFSLRWTALDPSSELEAVLNMNKANNWKEFEKALEKFETPTQNFVFASDDGTIAYKANGKIPIRKSGDGLLPVPGWTDEYEWTGFIPFDELPKVVNPKEGFISSANNKVISSDYPYHISNTWAQPYRQMRIQEVLKSKDKLSVEDMQSLQMDQTNLYAREFVPQFLKVMKNDKGNGIEKEALKLLGKWNYVDDKNKPAPLIFNLWMKEIPKVLYEKDIPDDVLNLFDGKQQVTDNILRTALAGENCAWVDENGGIDSLLHTALKNVLNRLAKDYGNHPEQWKWGDYHQLYFAHPISQASNLLAYFFNNEDPIPVGGSQVTVQAASYEDDGIVDHGASWRFVIDTDDMSKSYHIIGPGESGHFRSQWYHNQIKDWIKGNYHLTNLNEKPGENKYDLTLLPKKNSK; encoded by the coding sequence ATGGAGGTCGTTCTGCAGCCCAAGAGAAGAAAGAGATGGGTAAAGATTTTAATCTGGAGTGCAGCTATTCTAGTACTATTGGTCATTGCTGCCGCTATTTTTGCAAACGTTTTTACAGAGCGTCTGCTGCCCAAGACAGCTGGGGAGCTATCGGTTGCCGGGCTAAGCAAAAAAGTCGAAGTCATCAGAGATAATGAAGGGGTCCCCCATATTCAAGCTGAAAATGAACATGATTTGTATTTTGCGCAAGGATATGTTCAAGCGCAGGACCGCCTATTCCAAATGGATTTAAGCAGAAGACAGGCATCGGGCAGGTTGAGTGAAGTAATCGGCGCCTCAACCATAGATCGTGATAAATTTTTCCGGACATTGGGTTTGAGGAGAGCAGCCGAGGCGTCCTACAATAACTATTCGGAGAAAGCGAAAGAAGTCCTTCAAGCATTTGCAGATGGCGTGAATGCATATATAAAGGACGCCGAAAAAGAGAAAAAATTGCCGATCGAATTTACTTTATTGGATTATAAACCTGATAGCTGGACTCCGACTGATTCGCTGACCATCGGAAAGTATATGGCATTTGATTTGGGTGGACACTGGCAGGGACAGGCATTTCGCTATTGGGCGGAAAAAAATCTTTCTTCTGAAAAGGCTAAGGAATTATTCCCATCCTATCCTGAAGATGCCCCCGCTATAATTGCCGATCTAGGAGATATGAATATTGATGTTGAAAAAACTTTGTCCTCCAGCATCATTCCTCCAGAGTTCAATGGCAGCAACAATTGGGTGGTCAGCGGAGAAAAAAGTGAGTCAGGCAAACCGATGCTGGCAGACGACCCGCACCTGTCGCTTGCTACTCCATCCATTTGGTATCAGATGGCATTGAAGACGAATGGAATGGACGTAAGCGGCGTCATTTTTGCAGGCATTCCGGGCATCATACTCGGCCATAATGAACACATTGCGTGGGGGGTGACCAACACTGGGCCAGATGTCCAAGACTTATATATTGAGAAAAGAAATCCCGATAACAAAGATGAATTTTTATACAAGGACAAATGGGAAAAAGCTACGATCATCCAGGAGCCGATAAAAGTGAAGGGTGAAAAGACAATACCATATGAGGTGACGATCACAAGACACGGTCCGGTTATTTCAGATTTTGCTTACAAACAAAAGGGAGACAGTGTTTTTTCATTGAGATGGACTGCTCTTGATCCATCCTCTGAATTAGAGGCAGTTCTGAATATGAATAAAGCCAACAATTGGAAGGAGTTCGAAAAGGCGCTTGAAAAATTTGAAACACCTACACAGAACTTTGTTTTTGCATCAGATGATGGAACGATTGCCTACAAAGCCAACGGGAAGATACCGATTAGGAAAAGTGGAGACGGGTTACTTCCTGTTCCGGGATGGACGGATGAATATGAGTGGACGGGGTTTATACCATTTGATGAGCTCCCAAAAGTCGTAAATCCAAAGGAAGGTTTCATTTCTTCAGCAAACAACAAGGTAATATCTAGCGACTACCCTTATCATATCAGCAATACCTGGGCGCAGCCGTATCGTCAAATGAGAATACAGGAAGTATTGAAGAGCAAAGATAAGCTTTCAGTCGAGGATATGCAATCGCTTCAAATGGACCAAACGAATTTGTACGCAAGGGAATTTGTTCCCCAATTTTTGAAGGTGATGAAGAATGATAAAGGGAATGGTATTGAAAAGGAAGCTTTAAAGCTCCTCGGCAAATGGAATTACGTTGATGATAAAAATAAACCGGCTCCATTGATCTTTAACTTATGGATGAAGGAAATCCCTAAAGTCCTTTATGAGAAGGACATTCCAGACGATGTATTGAATTTATTCGATGGGAAACAACAGGTGACGGATAATATATTACGGACAGCGCTGGCTGGAGAAAATTGCGCTTGGGTTGATGAAAATGGAGGAATCGACTCACTCCTCCATACTGCATTAAAAAATGTACTAAACCGTCTCGCAAAAGATTATGGCAATCATCCAGAACAGTGGAAGTGGGGGGATTATCATCAACTATACTTTGCTCATCCAATCTCACAGGCTTCAAATCTTCTGGCCTATTTCTTCAATAACGAGGACCCCATCCCGGTAGGTGGAAGCCAAGTTACTGTACAAGCGGCCAGCTATGAAGATGATGGCATTGTGGACCACGGTGCATCATGGAGGTTCGTCATTGACACTGATGATATGTCAAAGTCCTATCATATTATAGGACCAGGAGAATCAGGACATTTTAGGAGCCAATGGTACCATAATCAAATAAAGGATTGGATTAAAGGGAACTATCATTTGACAAATTTAAATGAAAAACCAGGAGAAAACAAATATGATTTGACGCTTTTACCAAAGAAGAATTCAAAATGA
- a CDS encoding glycerol-3-phosphate dehydrogenase/oxidase: MATRAFTNINRKERINELKKEEFDLLIIGGGITGAGIALDATTRGMKVALVEMQDFAAGTSSRSTKLVHGGLRYLKQFEVKMVAEVGKERAIVYENGPHVTTPEWMLLPIHKGGTFGRFSTSIGLRVYDFLAGVKRSERRKMLSSTETLKKEPLLKKHDLKGGGYYVEYRTDDARLTIEVMKEAVKRGANVINYTKAEEFLYDDKIIKGIKATDLLSGEKFTISAAKVVNAAGPWVDQVRGKDYSKNNKQLRLTKGVHLVIDQSVFPLKQAVYFDTPDGRMVFAIPRDGKAYVGTTDTFFDGDKAHPKMTSEDREYILKAIHFMFPDVNVAEGDVESSWAGVRPLIYEEGKDPSEISRKDEIWEADSGLITIAGGKLTGYRKMAETVVDLVSKRITESKGKSFKTCETKHLPISGGDVGGSMKFQQFVEKMAKAAVNIGLSPEEGKQLASRYGTNVEKIFSYVQNYEGGDLTPIVFAELKYAIEEEMIAKPVDFFIRRTGAVFFDREWAEKWKNPVVEFMANELGWKAEEKLLYKKELEQELIDAAKPIDLA; the protein is encoded by the coding sequence ATGGCGACAAGAGCATTCACTAATATTAATAGAAAAGAACGGATCAATGAGTTAAAGAAAGAAGAATTTGATCTGCTGATCATAGGCGGAGGGATAACCGGTGCAGGAATTGCATTGGATGCAACTACAAGAGGGATGAAGGTAGCTCTCGTAGAAATGCAGGATTTTGCCGCAGGGACATCCAGCCGCTCAACGAAGCTTGTACATGGCGGACTTCGCTATTTAAAACAATTCGAAGTGAAAATGGTTGCCGAAGTGGGGAAAGAGCGTGCGATTGTCTATGAAAACGGACCACATGTCACCACACCGGAGTGGATGCTGCTGCCGATTCATAAAGGCGGGACATTTGGAAGATTCAGTACTTCAATCGGCTTGCGAGTGTACGATTTCCTCGCAGGTGTAAAACGGTCTGAACGAAGGAAAATGCTATCATCAACCGAAACATTGAAGAAAGAGCCCCTCCTGAAAAAACACGATCTAAAAGGCGGAGGCTATTATGTGGAATATCGGACTGATGACGCCAGATTGACGATTGAGGTAATGAAGGAAGCGGTTAAAAGGGGCGCCAATGTCATCAACTATACAAAAGCCGAAGAATTCCTATACGATGATAAAATCATCAAAGGAATAAAAGCAACTGACCTTTTATCCGGTGAGAAATTTACGATTTCAGCTGCTAAAGTTGTCAATGCGGCAGGCCCTTGGGTCGACCAAGTGCGGGGCAAGGACTATTCTAAAAACAATAAGCAGCTCCGTTTGACAAAAGGGGTACATCTTGTCATTGACCAGTCCGTATTTCCACTAAAGCAAGCGGTTTATTTTGATACACCAGACGGAAGAATGGTTTTTGCCATACCGAGGGATGGGAAGGCATATGTAGGAACAACGGATACATTTTTCGATGGGGACAAAGCGCATCCAAAAATGACTTCAGAAGATCGCGAATATATTCTTAAAGCCATCCATTTCATGTTCCCGGATGTCAATGTCGCTGAAGGAGATGTTGAATCCAGCTGGGCTGGGGTTCGGCCGTTGATTTATGAGGAAGGAAAAGACCCATCCGAAATTTCAAGAAAAGATGAAATTTGGGAAGCTGACAGTGGATTGATCACCATTGCCGGTGGGAAATTAACCGGTTATCGCAAAATGGCCGAAACTGTAGTGGATTTAGTTTCGAAACGTATAACTGAAAGCAAGGGAAAGTCCTTCAAAACGTGTGAAACAAAGCATTTGCCGATTTCAGGCGGCGATGTAGGAGGTTCAATGAAGTTCCAACAATTTGTCGAAAAGATGGCTAAGGCTGCCGTGAATATTGGGTTATCACCTGAAGAAGGCAAGCAGCTGGCAAGTCGGTATGGCACGAATGTAGAAAAAATCTTCTCATATGTCCAAAATTATGAAGGCGGGGATTTAACTCCGATTGTATTTGCTGAATTGAAATATGCAATTGAAGAAGAAATGATTGCAAAACCGGTCGACTTCTTTATCAGAAGGACAGGTGCAGTCTTTTTTGATAGGGAGTGGGCAGAAAAATGGAAAAACCCAGTAGTTGAATTCATGGCCAACGAGTTGGGATGGAAGGCAGAAGAAAAGCTGCTATATAAGAAAGAATTAGAACAAGAATTAATAGACGCTGCAAAACCAATAGACCTTGCATAA
- the glpK gene encoding glycerol kinase GlpK, with amino-acid sequence MEKFILSLDQGTTSSRAILFNQKGEVVHVAQKEFTQHFPKPGWVEHNANEIWGSILAVIATVLSEASVKPEQVAGIGITNQRETAVVWDRETGQPVYNAIVWQSRQTSEICDQLKAEGYNDLFREKTGLLIDAYFSGTKVKWILDNVEGAREKAEKGKLMFGTIDTWLIWKLSGEKTHVTDYSNASRTLMFNIHELKWDKELLDILTVPQSMLPEVKPSSEIYAKTIPHHFFGQEIPIAGAAGDQQAALFGQACYEKGMAKNTYGTGCFMLMNTGERAVASENGLLTTIAWGIDGKVEYALEGSIFVAGSAIQWLRDGLRMLKDAKDSEGYAEKVESTDGVYVVPAFVGLGTPYWDSDVRGAVFGLTRGTSKEHFVRATLESLAYQTKDVLTAMEGDSGISLKTLRVDGGAVKNNFLMQFQSDLLDVPVERPVVNETTALGAAYLAGLAVGYWNNKGDIAQNWNLDNQFKPDMLEENRKNLYAGWKKAVNAAMAFK; translated from the coding sequence ATGGAAAAATTCATTCTTTCTTTGGACCAAGGGACAACAAGTTCAAGGGCAATTCTATTCAATCAAAAAGGAGAAGTGGTTCACGTAGCCCAAAAGGAATTTACACAACATTTCCCTAAACCGGGCTGGGTGGAGCATAACGCCAATGAAATCTGGGGTTCCATTCTTGCTGTCATTGCCACTGTTTTATCAGAAGCATCCGTCAAGCCGGAACAAGTGGCTGGAATCGGCATAACAAATCAGCGGGAAACCGCTGTCGTTTGGGACAGAGAAACTGGACAGCCTGTCTACAATGCCATTGTATGGCAATCGCGACAGACTTCAGAAATATGCGATCAATTAAAGGCTGAAGGCTACAATGACCTTTTCCGTGAAAAAACAGGTCTTCTCATAGATGCATATTTTTCAGGGACCAAGGTAAAATGGATCTTAGATAATGTTGAAGGGGCACGCGAAAAAGCGGAAAAAGGCAAATTAATGTTTGGGACGATCGATACATGGCTGATCTGGAAATTGTCTGGAGAAAAAACGCATGTAACCGACTATTCGAATGCATCCAGAACGTTAATGTTTAACATTCATGAATTAAAATGGGACAAAGAGCTGCTGGATATCCTGACGGTGCCCCAATCGATGCTTCCAGAAGTGAAGCCGTCATCTGAAATCTATGCGAAAACGATACCCCACCACTTCTTTGGCCAGGAAATTCCGATTGCAGGTGCAGCTGGCGATCAGCAAGCAGCGCTGTTCGGCCAAGCGTGCTATGAAAAAGGAATGGCGAAGAATACGTATGGCACAGGCTGCTTTATGTTGATGAATACCGGTGAAAGAGCTGTTGCTTCTGAAAACGGTTTATTGACGACGATTGCTTGGGGAATTGATGGGAAAGTGGAATATGCCCTGGAAGGAAGTATTTTCGTTGCAGGCTCCGCCATTCAATGGCTGCGTGATGGCTTGCGTATGTTAAAGGATGCAAAGGATAGTGAAGGATATGCGGAAAAAGTGGAATCCACGGATGGCGTATATGTCGTTCCGGCGTTTGTCGGCTTAGGGACCCCGTATTGGGACAGTGATGTCAGGGGAGCAGTATTTGGATTGACGCGCGGTACATCAAAAGAACATTTTGTCAGGGCCACTCTTGAATCCCTAGCCTATCAAACCAAAGATGTCCTGACTGCAATGGAGGGGGATTCGGGAATTTCTCTAAAAACGTTGAGAGTGGACGGCGGTGCTGTCAAGAATAATTTCTTAATGCAGTTCCAGAGCGATTTGCTTGATGTTCCTGTTGAGCGGCCGGTAGTGAATGAAACAACTGCACTGGGTGCAGCCTACCTTGCCGGACTGGCAGTTGGTTACTGGAATAACAAGGGAGATATTGCCCAAAACTGGAACTTGGATAATCAATTCAAGCCAGATATGCTGGAAGAGAATCGAAAAAATTTATATGCCGGCTGGAAAAAAGCTGTGAATGCGGCGATGGCATTTAAATGA
- a CDS encoding MIP/aquaporin family protein, translating to MSPFLAEMVGTAILIILGAGVCAGVNLKKSFAKDSGWIVITMGWGMAVAVGVYAVGQYSGAHLNPAVTLGLAFKGDFPWSDVPSYILAQMLGAIIGSAVVYLHYLPHWKVTEDPGVKLGVFATGPAIPHYFSNLLSEIIGTFVLVVGILSIGANKFTDGLNPFIVGFLIVSIGLSLGGTTGYAINPARDLGPRIAHFILPIAGKGPSNWGYSWIPVTGPILGGSFGGLFYKGVFEGEMTGAFWYVLAAMVVVMVISRFADHEENRETKRNKLTA from the coding sequence ATGTCACCATTTTTAGCTGAAATGGTCGGTACGGCCATTTTAATCATTTTGGGTGCAGGTGTCTGTGCCGGAGTGAACTTGAAGAAATCATTTGCAAAAGATTCAGGATGGATTGTCATCACGATGGGGTGGGGAATGGCGGTGGCTGTTGGAGTATATGCTGTTGGCCAATACAGTGGTGCCCATCTTAATCCTGCAGTAACATTGGGACTGGCCTTCAAGGGTGATTTTCCCTGGAGCGATGTACCAAGCTATATTTTAGCGCAGATGCTTGGGGCAATCATCGGATCAGCGGTTGTATATTTGCATTATCTCCCGCACTGGAAGGTGACCGAGGATCCTGGTGTGAAGCTTGGTGTTTTTGCCACGGGTCCTGCAATCCCACATTATTTCTCAAATTTACTAAGTGAAATTATCGGAACCTTCGTTCTGGTAGTAGGAATTCTTTCTATTGGAGCGAATAAGTTTACTGATGGGCTGAATCCATTCATCGTTGGTTTTTTGATCGTCAGCATTGGTCTATCACTTGGTGGGACGACTGGATATGCCATTAACCCGGCAAGGGATTTAGGACCCCGGATTGCTCATTTCATTCTCCCGATAGCAGGAAAGGGGCCATCCAACTGGGGCTATTCTTGGATTCCCGTCACCGGACCGATTCTCGGAGGTTCGTTCGGTGGACTTTTCTATAAAGGGGTTTTTGAAGGTGAAATGACAGGGGCATTTTGGTATGTACTCGCAGCCATGGTTGTGGTAATGGTCATTTCCCGCTTTGCCGATCATGAAGAAAACCGAGAAACTAAAAGAAATAAATTAACAGCATAA
- a CDS encoding glycerol-3-phosphate responsive antiterminator, whose translation MSFHGQKIIPAIRSMKDFEKMLDTPYTYGVFLDMHIGMLKSVFGHAKQHGKKMFCHVDLIQGLSNDEAAAEYICQEIKPYGLISTKGSVIMKARQKGVYATQRAFIIDTHALERSIKLIEKTNPHYIEVLPGVIPKIIKEIHERTGKPIFAGGLIDHAEEVEEALQAGASAITTSNLDLWNKYRDWN comes from the coding sequence ATGAGTTTTCACGGACAAAAGATCATTCCGGCTATCCGCTCGATGAAGGATTTCGAAAAGATGCTTGATACTCCGTATACATACGGTGTTTTTCTAGATATGCATATAGGGATGCTTAAAAGTGTCTTTGGGCATGCAAAGCAGCATGGAAAAAAAATGTTTTGCCATGTAGATTTGATTCAAGGGTTAAGCAATGATGAGGCAGCGGCTGAATATATTTGCCAAGAGATAAAACCTTATGGTCTGATTTCGACAAAAGGAAGCGTCATCATGAAAGCCAGGCAAAAAGGGGTATACGCCACGCAGCGCGCCTTCATCATCGATACCCATGCGTTGGAGCGAAGCATCAAGCTGATCGAAAAGACAAATCCTCATTATATTGAAGTACTTCCCGGCGTCATTCCTAAAATTATTAAAGAAATTCATGAAAGGACAGGGAAGCCGATATTTGCAGGTGGATTGATTGATCATGCGGAGGAAGTGGAAGAAGCGCTGCAGGCGGGAGCTTCCGCCATTACGACATCAAATCTTGATCTTTGGAACAAATACAGAGATTGGAATTAG